The Paraburkholderia sp. ZP32-5 genome includes a window with the following:
- a CDS encoding PilN domain-containing protein: MRSLPIDLAPFSIRREWYRIRLSARVFALAGLVLCGVAAFRAQTLLARLQTLDGESASIVERNERAAHAALRVHSEPIDAKRAAAVNLAVARLNLPWDDLLDAIEAATPAQIALMSITPEPGRALIRIEAECEGSRQMLDYLGSLSQQPLLGRVTLTRHELVKDGMDSVFRFQVEVQWRRMGS; the protein is encoded by the coding sequence ATGAGAAGCCTACCCATCGATCTCGCGCCGTTCAGCATACGGCGCGAGTGGTACCGGATTCGTCTGTCCGCGCGCGTGTTCGCGCTGGCCGGACTGGTGCTGTGCGGCGTCGCCGCGTTCCGTGCGCAGACGCTGCTCGCGCGCCTGCAGACGCTCGACGGCGAGTCGGCGAGCATCGTCGAACGCAACGAGCGGGCGGCGCATGCGGCGCTGCGCGTGCACAGCGAACCGATCGACGCGAAACGGGCCGCGGCGGTCAACCTCGCGGTCGCGCGGTTGAACCTGCCGTGGGACGACCTGCTCGATGCGATCGAAGCCGCGACGCCAGCCCAGATCGCGCTGATGTCGATCACACCCGAGCCGGGCCGCGCGCTGATCCGGATCGAGGCCGAGTGCGAGGGCAGCAGGCAGATGCTCGACTACCTCGGCTCGCTGTCGCAGCAGCCGTTGCTGGGGCGCGTGACGCTCACCCGGCACGAGCTGGTGAAGGACGGCATGGACAGCGTGTTCCGGTTTCAGGTCGAGGTGCAGTGGCGGAGGATGGGATCGTGA